CTATCCTTTTTCCCTCTTCCCCAGTCCCGACGCCCGACGCCCTAGCCCCTTTCCCCAAATAAAGTTCGTCCCAAACGCACCATCGTCGCACCCGCTTGTACCGCCAGCAGATAATCGTCAGACATACCCATTGATAGGTGCTGCATTTGTATGCGCGACCAATTTTGCCCCTGGATCTTCTCGGCCAATTCCCGCGTACTGTGAAACAATGCCAAGATTTCCGCTTGTGGCAAATCTAAGGGAGGAATAGTCATTAACCCAAGAATTTGTATATTTTGACACCGATCGAGTTCGCTCAGATCTGCTATCAGTTGCGGAACTGTCCAACCGTATTTGTTCGGATCGGGTAAAAGTTTGACTTGCAGACAAACTTGCGGTTGTTGTAAAAGCGCTCCCGCCTTGGCATCGAGTTCCTGGGCTAATTTTAAACTGTCCAACGAATGAATCCACTGAAAATGCGCCAAAGCTTTTTTAGCTTTATTGCTTTGCAGATGTCCGATCAAATGCCAGGTGATATCCGGTAAATCTTGCAGCTGTAATTGCTTGGCTTCTGCTTCTTGGACGCGGCTTTCGCCAAAATCCCGTATTCCAGCTGCATAAGCAGAGCGCATAGCATCGATCGACACCTGTTTGGTGACAGCAATTAAACGGACAGATTCGGGTAGCTGTTGGCGGACGAGGGCTATGCGAGAGGCGATCGCCTCATCTAAATGAGAGCCGATCATTGAAATGTGCGGTGGTGAACGACCATG
The DNA window shown above is from Aerosakkonema funiforme FACHB-1375 and carries:
- a CDS encoding YggS family pyridoxal phosphate-dependent enzyme — protein: MIGSHLDEAIASRIALVRQQLPESVRLIAVTKQVSIDAMRSAYAAGIRDFGESRVQEAEAKQLQLQDLPDITWHLIGHLQSNKAKKALAHFQWIHSLDSLKLAQELDAKAGALLQQPQVCLQVKLLPDPNKYGWTVPQLIADLSELDRCQNIQILGLMTIPPLDLPQAEILALFHSTRELAEKIQGQNWSRIQMQHLSMGMSDDYLLAVQAGATMVRLGRTLFGERG